One Coregonus clupeaformis isolate EN_2021a chromosome 21, ASM2061545v1, whole genome shotgun sequence DNA window includes the following coding sequences:
- the lrr1 gene encoding leucine-rich repeat protein 1, whose protein sequence is MKLQCDVEVVNRMLPTYGMKNKGKGARAVLSIGRHVDKTTQRHNIYLMICTAKDRTGSKYKLKENIETFFTRFVEEGKATVRLKEPAVDICLSKADANSLKNFLSAARLAHRGNDTDSLPLSTLTPVRARDVEKPKKKLTIVSKKDYPLTSNFPYSLEQLQVSYCKLSRVDMRMLSLKALRRLDLSNNNIKTLPATIGELGCLAELILHNNHLETFSEALCLSSLQRTLQHLDLSHNRLQALPPQFCQLRELINLKLDDNGLVWLPFRISRLSKLRFLSAAHNQLALLPGDFRKLTLENLDLFDNPFAHPNPLDHTIQLTFPLTLQEMAARAVANLRIPYGPHLIPAHLCQDLEVAKTCDCGRSCVNYYIKTAVSMNLHLVSHTVVLVDDMGGTDAPVQHHFCSLSCYSEFLDQCLQRGLR, encoded by the exons ATGAAGCTTCAGTGCGATGTCGAAGTCGTGAACCGGATGCTTCCCACGTATGGGATGAAAAACAAAGGGAAAGGAGCAAGGGCTGTGCTGTCTATTGGGAGACATGTGGACAAGACCACACAACGCCATAACATCTATCTAATGATCTGTACAGCAAAGGATAGGACAGGCTCAAAATATAAG CTAAAAGAAAACATTGAAACATTCTTCACTAGGTTTGTTGAGGAAGGCAAAGCCACTGTGAGACTGAAAGAGCCCGCTGTTGACATCTGCTTGAGCAAG GCTGACGCTAACAGCTTGAAGAACTTCCTCTCGGCTGCTCGGTTGGCTCACAGAGGAAACGACACGGACAGCCTGCCCCTCTCTACCCTGACGCCCGTCCGAGCCAGGGATGTGGAGAAGCCCAAGAAGAAGCTCACTATTGTATCCAAGAAGGACTATCCACTGACCTCCAATTTCCCCTACTCATTAGAGCAGCTCCAGGTGTCTTACTGCAAGCTCTCACGGGTGGACATGCGAATGCTCTCCCTCAAGGCGCTGCGCAGACTGGACCTCAGTAATAACAACATAAAAACACTTCCTGCCACTATCGGCGAGCTGGGCTGTCTGGCTGAGCTTATTCTCCACAACAACCACTTGGAGACCTTTAGTGAAGCCCTCTGCCTGTCCAGCCTCCAGCGCACACTTCAACACCTCGACCTGAGTCACAACCGCCTGCAGGCCCTGCCGCCTCAGTTCTGCCAGCTGCGAGAGCTGATCAACCTCAAGCTGGACGACAATGGGCTAGTGTGGCTGCCCTTTCGCATCAGCCGTCTCTCCAAGCTGCGCTTTCTGTCAGCTGCCCACAACCAGCTGGCCCTGCTGCCAGGGGACTTCCGAAAGTTAACTCTGGAGAACCTGGACCTGTTCGATAATCCGTTCGCCCATCCCAACCCCTTGGACCACACCATACAGCTCACCTTCCCCCTGACACTGCAGGAGATGGCTGCCAGGGCTGTGGCCAACCTCAG AATCCCTTACGGGCCTCATCTCATCCCTGCACACCTTTGCCAAGACCTGGAGGTTGCCAAGACCTGTGATTGTGGCCGTTCCTGTGTGAACTACTACATCAAAACAGCAGTTAGCATGAATCTGCATCTGGTCTCTCACACTGTGGTATTGGTGGATGACATGGGAGGAACAGATGCCCCGGTACAGCATCACTTTTGTTCCCTATCATGTTACTCTGAGTTCCTAGACCAATGCCTTCAGCGAGGCCTGAGATGA
- the dnaaf2 gene encoding protein kintoun, with translation MEFGSKLKDMNMTPEEIGRFTKAFQNEEFRKMLHEYAEDISKPENKKKYEEEIKLLEQERGMDIQFVHPEPYRALKTSVDGKHKCFINVCSNDMIRKPEFRRVDEAGRVGQHWSLPHSLTPGTQDSDAKGNKYTIYDVVFHPDTIHMAGKNPRFMEMVDNTAVEAVENGGKVKLDKNNVRVLKIKYKGTPHAAVMRKPLPGQPAKEKPSPLDHHLSFPYPDEKQPDTATNQKESHKQRQQNANSPKEPTKPHYTLKYRSFIDLQDFRCSRDSAQSPRPKEIVITIDLPLLRSAGDADLDVTERLVRLESKKPAYRLEVPMAYPVDENKGEAKFNKQNKQLVVTLPVLPMKEPPVAEVSGQQLVSDDGEEDFENSCESAAQSEDTTRGKDTPDHSGRGKEDTPNHSGCNEGDSSEKVHSENAPSLRFENQLISVLEDKKDFSEQSGDIEEDKQHKLRSGESHPASEPTEFDGKTGYNDQNEGQSDDKRLHDEVKTEPSSLIERIDDPSNTAAMVIPFNLDNNDQAKDCSSPKIEEIVESQAPTKDKQKTVRFSEHVEVAQSQDEEDDDLPAEQTFQDCDRRQQQAVLTETNEDGQEVVISDHTTSAGFVFQNSFIYDLD, from the exons ATGGAGTTCGGTTCCAAGCTCAAGGACATGAATATGACGCCGGAGGAAATAGGCCGCTTTACCAAGGCTTTTCAAAATGAGGAATTCAGAAAGATGCTGCACGAATACGCAGAAGACATATCAAAGCCGGAGAACAAGAAGAAATATGAGGAAGAAATCAAGTTGTTAGAGCAAGAGAGGGGCATGGACATTCAATTTGTCCACCCCGAACCTTACAGAGCCCTGAAGACGAGTGTGGACGGTAAACATAAGTGCTTCATCAATGTCTGCAGCAATGACATGATTCGTAAACCTGAGTTTAGAAGGGTAGACGAGGCTGGCAGAGTAGGACAGCATTGGTCACTACCCCACAGCTTGACACCTGGAACGCAAGACAGTGATGCAAAGGGAAATAAGTATACGATCTATGATGTTGTGTTTCATCCAGACACTATTCACATGGCTGGAAAAAACCCGAGATTTATGGAAATGGTTGACAACACTGCTGTTGAGGCTGTCGAGAATGGGGGCAAAGTGAAGCTAGACAAGAACAATGTGAGAGTTTTGAAAATCAAATACAAAGGGACACCACATGCTGCCGTCATGCGCAAGCCCTTACCTGGTCAACCCGCCAAGGAAAAACCTTCACCACTTGACCATCATCTCTCGTTCCCCTACCCCGACGAAAAACAACCAGACACCGCAACAAATCAAAAGGAGAGCCATAAACAAAGACAACAAAACGCCAATTCACCCAAGGAGCCAACGAAACCACATTACACTCTAAAATACAGATCATTCATTGATTTGCAAGACTTCAGGTGTTCCAGAGATTCGGCTCAGAGCCCACGCCCTAAAGAGATTGTTATCACTATTGATTTGCCTTTGCTTAGATCTGCTGGGGATGCTGATCTGGATGTGACTGAAAGACTTGTTAGATTGGAATCCAAGAAACCAGCTTACAGACTAGAGGTGCCGATGGCATATCCAGTGGATGAAAACAAGGGAGAGGCAAAGTTCAACAAGCAAAATAAACAACTGGTTGTTACTTTACCTGTTCTACCTATGAAGGAGCCACCAGTCGCTGAAGTGTCTGGCCAGCAGCTTGTCAGTGATGATGGTGAAGAGGATTTTGAGAATAGTTGTGAAAGCGCAGCGCAGTCGGAAGACACAACACGTGGCAAAGATACCCCCGATCACAGCGGACGTGGCAAAGAAGATACCCCCAACCACAGTGGTTGCAATGAAGGAGACAGCTCAGAAAAAGTTCACAGTGAAAATGCTCCATCACTCAGGTTTGAAAATCAACTCATCTCAGTCCTGGAAGACAAGAAAGATTTTTCTGAACAGTCCGGTGACATTGAGGAGGACAAGCAACACAAACTGAGAAGTGGTGAATCACACCCAGCTTCAGAGCCCACTGAGTTTGACGGCAAGACTGGGTACAATGATCAGAATGAGGGACAGTCAGATGATAAGCGTTTACATGATGAG GTGAAAACAGAACCCTCATCCCTGATTGAGAGAATAGATGACCCGTCTAACACTGCAGCAATGGTCATCCCATTCAATCTTGACAACAATGACCAGGCCAAAGACTGCTCATCCCCCAAGATAGAAGAGATAGTTGAAAGTCAAGCTCCAACTAAGGATAAACAGAAGACTGTGCGATTCAGTGAGCATGTGGAGGTGGCTCAGTCTCAGGATGAAGAGGACGACGACCTGCCTGCTGAGCAGACCTTTCAAGACTGTGATAGGAGACAACAGCAAGCTGTGCTGACAGAAACCAATGAGGATGGACAAGAGGTGGTCATTAGTGATCATACTACATCTGCTGGTTTCGTTTTTCAAAACTCCTTCATCTATGACCTGGACTGA